One window of the Cryptomeria japonica chromosome 7, Sugi_1.0, whole genome shotgun sequence genome contains the following:
- the LOC131856383 gene encoding disease resistance protein Roq1-like has translation MASSSSSHQQNQEFNAFSGIDPAGKRRKVCESSKLYDVFINHRGPDVKATLATDLYKSLQQLEIEAFLDSEEKELGISFPSIIETAIRSAKVHIAIFSESYAESPWCLAELALMLESNAKIIPIFYQVKPSELRHIETGVYAKAFSKYEEKGRYLEKLHAWKEALHSLSFTAGEEFNSSGDWDCQKIVAAVQKEVQRKICLHVADYRVGLNNLVKDFEKRCLDELVRDFESQCRQEEGKHKAQIVGIFGMGGVGKTTLAIELFNRKSLNYTKASFLFDVREKSDTSQLPSLQGKLFKDLFGKEMSFTSTAEGAAYLKDRLERSPFLSFLIVVDDINHVEQLNALAVMDILKYSCNSLVIVTTRDAGLLITAGITDGYNLKGMDRKNARELFCWHAFRQDHPCSGYEVLVEDFVDVCGGLPLSLQVLGRHVHGRHCSYWSLELIKVRMTLPGDVKKRLLISFEALDGEEKQVFMDTACFFVGKPKNIAERVWEGSGWNAQHALETLKDRCLVEEIENWSLNIQGETVLRMHDHLRDLGREMAVALSPPHRLWRPQDLKSLKLLGFKTILTKTNVRCFSSFFDESMGSKVTFFIGQSDSCLETSASLLWLQLEGYSREHPSIPSWIPLHNLHCLKIRLGQLKTLWENRIQAPSQLRELRITETSLKEFPDFLGISDKLENVFLDARRLPIQGLSLLESLSMKFSSLCLRFSTLRGEQASTKRGERTLRESLVILNFKFNGELHWTSGKAPMSGLEKIEISTEKFVSKILISGVHYPSLESIKLHQMENLMEVDLTGVNTLHFLDIRNCSKLKRLSATSDLLNLRNTTSASGIPDLRNLAGSKIKNCTGLVEVDHFNSVSGMSGFWMLAQLNISECQELEELRLGHLNCLEKITIGNCIHLKSLCFTGMKCLESITFQTNVMVKYFELDDSQNLKTMQFGCEELVELSIRGCPELEELPDFEDLNLNCLERIVIDGCGKVKYLQLYRCRVLKSVSSNSIRWLHITNCTELEELPDLSRMSYLEKIEISWCEKIQNIRLPSTLIRLCVECCGDLQTVAGTGDILELSELTISDCPALEELPCLYRVNEMEKIEISWCEKIQNIRLPSTLISLWVDCCGDLQRVAGTADLLGLRELTISDCPVLEELPCLYRVNDTKKIEISRCKKIQNIRLPSTLARLFIESCRDLQRVAGTGDLLGLRQLTIRECPELEELPSLCRFSLMKEIVIDSCEKLQNIAGIEELQVQKYLSLVYCSNALIRNSIHKLKSEPSRGMLMIGRAVDGAESCLNENLFADANIGVCREIYSKSSEVSVIFLCLVVAVDSNNPAWDKSLISYFALCLLPKYNYRLELREGEWVITMVRPMVAPDDWFRLHFDDWRSRGMLKKGIWVEVKKDEMWKSVQMLSTIVDKLYHS, from the exons AtggcatcttcttcttcatctcatcagcaaaatcaagaatttaatgctttctCTGGAATAGATCCTGCCGGCAAAAGAAGGAAAGTTTGTGAATCTTCAAAATTGTATGACGTGTTCATCAACCACAGAGGCCCCGATGTCAAAGCAACTTTGGCTACTGATCTTTACAAATCTCTTCAGCAGTTGGAAATAGAGGCGTTTCTTGATTCCGAAGAAAAAGAGCTCGGAATCTCATTTCCTTCTATTATTGAGACTGCCATCCGTTCTGCGAAGGTACACATAGCCATCTTTTCCGAAAGCTATGCAGAGTCACCTTGGTGTCTAGCTGAGCTAGCTCTCATGTTAGAAAGTAACGCCAAAATTATCCCTATTTTTTATCAAGTGAAGCCTTCTGAGCTCCGCCACATAGAAACGGGAGTATACGCTAAGGCATTcagtaaatatgaagagaagggCAGATACCTGGAGAAGCTTCACGCGTGGAAGGAAGCCCTTCACTCTCTTTCATTTACAGCTGGGGAAGAATTTAACAG TTCCGGTGACTGGGATTGCCAAAAAATAGTAGCAGCTGTGCaaaaagaagtacaaaggaaaatatGTTTACATGTTGCTGATTATCGAGTAGGGCTCAATAATCTTGTGAAAGATTTTGAAAAGCGATGCCTTGATGAACTTGTACGAGATTTTGAAAGCCAGTGCAGACAGGAAGAAGGGAAGCATAAGGCTCAGATAGTGGGTATTTTTGGCATGGGGGGAGTGGGGAAAACAACTCTGGCCATAGAGTTGTTTAATCGAAAGAGTTTGAATTACACTAAAGCAAGTTTTTTATTTGATGTGCGAGAAAAGTCTGATACAAGCCAATTACCTTCCTTGCAAGGTAAGCTTTTTAAAGATCTATTTGGCAAAGAAATGAGTTTTACAAGTACAGCGGAAGGAGCAGCCTATCTCAAAGATCGTCTGGAAAGGAGCCCCTTCTTAAGCTTCTTAATTGTTGTAGATGACATCAATCATGTGGAACAGTTAAATGCTTTAGCAGTCATGGATATCTTAAAATATTCTTGTAATAGTCTGGTTATTGTCACAACCCGTGACGCTGGTCTGCTTATAACCGCAGGGATTACTGATGGTTATAATTTAAAAGGAATGGATAGAAAAAATGCGAGAGAACTTTTCTGTTGGCATGCCTTCCGCCAAGACCATCCATGTAGCGGGTATGAGGTACTGGTTGAGGACTTCGTAGATGTCTGTGGAGGGTTACCTTTGTCGCTTCAGGTTCTGGGCAGACATGTTCATGGTAGACATTGCAGTTATTGGAGTTTAGAGTTGATTAAAGTTAGGATGACGCTGCCAGGGGATGTAAAGAAACGACTTTTAATAAGTTTTGAGGCATTGGACGGTGAAGAAAAACAGGTTTTCATGGATACTGCTTGTTTTTTTGTGGGCAAACCAAAGAATATAGCAGAAAGAGTATGGGAGGGGTCAGGATGGAACGCACAACATGCCCTGGAAACGCTCAAAGACAGGTGTCTTGTagaagaaattgaaaattggaGTTTGAATATACAAGGAGAAACAGTATTGAGAATGCACGACCACTTACGGGACTTGGGAAGAGAAATGGCAGTTGCACTCAGCCCTCCTCATCGCCTGTGGCGTCCTCAAGATCTGAAATCTTTG AAATTATTGGGTTTCAAAACTATCCTCACCAAAACCAATGTCAGATGTTTCAGTTCCTTTTTTGACGAGTCCATGGGTTCTAAAGTTACATTCTTTATAGGCCAGTCAGATAGTTGTCTTGAGACGTCAGCTTCTTTACTATGGCTCCAGCTTGAGGGCTATTCCAGAGAACATCCAAGCATTCCGTCATGGATTCCACTTCACAATTTGCATTGTTTGAAAATCCGCTTGGGACAGCTCAAAACATTGTGGGAGAATAGAATACAG GCACCGTCCCAGTTGAGAGAGCTCAGAATTACTGAAACCTCTTTAAAAGAGTTCCCAGATTTTCTAGGAATATCAGATAAGTTAGAGAATGTGTTCTTGGATGCCCGACGACTGCCAATCCAAGGTTTGTCTTTGCTGGAATCTCTCAGTATGAAATTTTCTAGTTTATGTCTGAGGTTTTCCACATTAAGAGGGGAGCAGGCTTCCACTAAAAGAGGAGAGAGGACTCTACGCGAATCTTTGGTTatcttgaatttcaaatttaatgGGGAACTGCATTGGACTAGTGGGAAGGCCCCAATGAGTGGCCTTGAAAAGATAGAGATTAGCACTGAAAAATTTGTATCGAAAATCTTAATTAGTGGGGTTCACTATCCAAGCCTTGAGTCTATCAAACTTCACCAGATGGAAAATCTTATGGAAGTGGATTTGACAGGGGTAAATACATTACATTTTCTTGATATTAGAAATTGTTCAAAACTCAAAAGATTGTCAGCAACATCCGATCTTCTAAATCTTAGGAATACGACAAGTGCATCAGGAATTCCAGATCTTAGGAATCTTGCAGGTTCCAAGATTAAAAATTGTACGGGTCTGGTAGAAGTTGATCATTTCAATAGTGTATCAGGAATGTCTGGTTTTTGGATGCTGGCACAATTGAATATTAGTGAATGCCAAGAGCTTGAAGAGCTAAGGCTTGGACATCTGAACTGCCTGGAAAAAATCACTATTGGAAACTGTATTCATTTGAAGTCCTTGTGCTTCACTGGTATGAAGTGTCTGGAGAGCATAACATTTCAGACAAATGTGATGGTGAAATATTTTGAGTTGGATGATTCTCAAAATTTGAAAACAATGCAGTTTGGTTGTGAAGAGCTTGTAGAATTAAGTATTCGGGGCTGTCCCGAGCTTGAGGAGTTGCCAGATTTTGAAGATCTAAATCTAAATTGCCTCGAGAGGATTGTGATTGATGGATGTGGGAAGGTAAAATATCTTCAGTTATATCGTTGTCGAGTTTTGAAAAGTGTGTCCAGTAACTCTATTAGATGGTTGCATATTACTAATTGTACTGAGCTCGAGGAGTTGCCAGATCTTTCCAGAATGAGCTACTTGGAGAAAATTGAGATCTCTTGGTGTGAGAAGATACAGAACATCAGGCTGCCATCAACACTCATCCGCCTGTGTGTAGAATGTTGCGGAGATTTGCAAACAGTGGCAGGAACCGGTGATATTCTGGAGCTTAGTGAGTTGACTATTAGTGACTGTCCTGCGCTTGAGGAGTTGCCATGTCTTTACAGAGTGAACGAAATGGAGAAAATTGAGATCTCTTGGTGTGAGAAGATACAGAACATCAGGCTGCCATCAACACTCATCAGCCTGTGGGTAGATTGTTGCGGAGATTTGCAAAGAGTAGCAGGAACCGCTGATCTTCTGGGGCTTAGAGAGTTGACTATTAGTGATTGTCCTGTACTTGAGGAGTTGCCATGTCTTTATAGAGTGAACGACACGAAGAAAATTGAGATTTCTCGGTGCAAGAAGATACAGAACATTAGGCTGCCATCAACACTCGCACGTCTGTTTATAGAAAGTTGCAGAGATTTGCAAAGAGTAGCAGGTACCGGTGATCTTCTGGGGCTTAGGCAGTTGACTATTAGAGAGTGTCCCGAGCTGGAGGAGTTGCCAAGTCTTTGCAGGTTCAGCTTGATgaaggaaattgtcatcgactctTGTGAGAAGCTGCAGAACATAGCAGGTATTGAAGAGTTGCAAGTACAAAAATACTTGAGTCTTGTTTATTGCAGCAATGCACTAATACGGAATTCCATTCACAAGCTCAAG AGTGAACCATCACGGGGAATGCTTATGATTGGAAGAGCAGTGGATGGAGCAGAGTCATGTTTAAACGAAAATCTGTTTGCTGACGCTAATATTGGCGTCTGTAGAGAAATTTATTCCAAGTCGTCAGAAGTGAGTGTAATTTTTTTATGCCTTGTGGTTGCAGTTGACAGCAATAATCCGGCATGGGACAAATCACTTATATCCTATTTTGCCCTCTGCCTTCTTCCTAAATATAATTATCGGCTTGAATTGCGTGAAGGAGAATGGGTAATTACAATGGTACGCCCAATGGTAGCGCCTGATGATTGGTTCCGTCTACATTTTGATGATTGGAGGAGTAGGGGAATGCTGAAGAAGGGGATTTGGGTAgaggtgaagaaagatgaaatgtGGAAAAGTGTGCAAATGCTTTCTACAATTGTTGATAAGTTATATCATTCATGA